Genomic window (Streptomyces liliiviolaceus):
CGCCCGGTGCCCGGGAACGAGGGTCCGGCCCGCCCGCTTGCGGTCCGGAGTCCGGGGCCGGGTCAGGGCCCGGATCAGGTCGTCACCGGTGGCCGCGGCCACCGCCGTGGGAACGAGGACCAGCAGCACGGCGTCGACAGCCGGGATACGTGTGATCCGCTCGACGCATGTCCGCAGCTGTTCCTCGGTGACGGCGGCGGTCGCGTCGACGGGGTTGCCGACCGCTGCGCCCTCGGGCAGTGCGGCGAGCAGGTCGTCGACCGTCTCCGGGGTGAACGGCGGCAGGGCGAGCCCCGCCTCCGCGCAGGCGTCGGCCGCCAGGACTCCTGCGCCGCCCGCGTTGGTGACGATCGCGACGCGGGTGCCGGCGGGCAGCGGCTGGGAGTGCATCAGGGCGGCGGCTTCGAGGAGTTCGGCGACCGAGTGCGTGGCGGTGACACCCGCTTGGAAGAACAGGGCCTGCCGCGTCATCGTCCGGGTGGCGGCGGCCGCCGTGTGCGAGGCTGCGGCGCGGCGGCCCGCGTCGGTGCGTCCGGCGTCGACGGTGAGGACGGGCATGCGCCGGGTCACCCGACGCGCGGTGCGCGAGAAGGAGCGTGGGTTTCCGAAGGACTCCAGATGCAGCAGGGCGAGGTCGGTCCGGCCGTCGCACTCCCACCACTGGAGCATGTCGTTGCCGCTGACGTCGTACTTGTCGCCGAGGGAGACGAAGGAGGACACCCCGATGCCCAGGCGCGCCAGCCCGCCGAGCAGCGCGATGCCCACCCCACCGGACTGCACGGCCACGCCGGCGGTGCCGGGGCGCGGGTGGTCGGCGGCGAAGGTGGCGTCGAGCCGCAGCTCGGGATCGGTGTTGGAGAGTCCCAGGCAGTTGGGCCCGACGAGCCGCATCCCGAACGTACGGCACGCCTCCATGAGCGCCTGGGCCTGCGCGCTGTCCAGACCGGCGGAGACGACGAGCAGGGCGCGGACACCGGCCTTGCCGCACTCCTCGGCGGTGGCCGGTACCGCGACGGCCGGGACCGCGACGACGACCAGGTCGGGAGTCCTGGGCAGGGCGCTGACCGACGGGTAGGACGGCACGCCGAGAATCGACGTGGCCGAGGGGTTCACCGCGAGGAGCCGCCGGGTGTAGCCGCCCGCATGCAGATGGCGCAGGACGGCGCGCCCCACCGATCCGGCCTTGCGGCCCGCACCCGCGACGGCGACGACCTCGGGCCGCAGGAGGGGCTCCAGGCTCGCGAGGTCGGCGGCGCGCCCTCGGGCCTCCACGGCCGTCAGGTAGGCGTCGCTCTCGGCGAGGTCGACGGTGCAGCGCACCTCCGGCCCCTCGAAGCGGCGGGCCGTGCGCAGACCGAGATCGGCGAACAGCTGGAGAACCTCGTGGTTCTCGCTGAGCGCGTCGGCGGTGAAGGTGCCGATGCCCTCCGCGCGGGCGGCCGAGACCAGATGCTCCACGAGCAGGGTGCCGATGCCCCGGTGGTGGAGTCCGTCGGCGACGGCGATGGAGATCTCGGCCTCGTCACCGCCGCCCTGCGTGTCGTATTCGGCCAGGCCGATCACCTGGCCCCGTGTCTCGGCCAGCAGAGCCCGGTAGCCGGGTCGCGGCGGGGCGCAGGCACGGTCGGCGGCCAGTTCGGCGGAGCGCCGGCTCGCCGCGAAGAACCTCAGCCGCAGGTTGTCCGGGGACATCTCCTCGTACAGTCCCCGCAGCTGGTCGTGGTCTCCCCGCGCCACGGGACGGATGCACACGGTGGTGCCGTCCGCGAGCAGGGCGTGGACCATGGGCCGGCTTCCTGTTTCGTCCGTCATCGCGGGTCTCCTCCAGGCCTCTGGGCACTTCGAGCATCCAGCGGTCCGGGCCGCGCCCCCATGGGCTGTACGGGGTGGGATGAGGGCCGGTCGGCCCCAGGGCCCCGGCCGTGCGGCAGGCCCGCGGGGCCCGGCCACGGACCCTGGCCGGTGGCCGGGGTGCGCGGCCGGTCGTCGGTCAGTACCGTGCTGTCCTGGTGTCCGACCTCGGGCAGGGTGGTTCCGTCAGGTCCGCGAGCAGGGGAGGCGGCATGGCCGACAAGAAGGCGGCGACTCTGCCGCGCAAACCGTACGAGCGTGAACTGCTGCGCCTGCAGACCGAGTTGGTGAAGCTCCAGGAGTGGGTCCGGGCGGAGGGCGCACGGCTCGTGGTCGTCTTCGAGGGACGCGACGCGGCGGGCAAGGGCGGCACCATCAAACGGGTCGCCGAGCATCTCAATCCGCGGGTCGCCCGGATCGTGGCCCTGCCGAAGCCGACGGAGCGGCAGCGCACCCAGTGGTACTTCCAGCGCTACGCGGAGCACCTGCCCGCGGCCGGGGAGATCGTGCTGTTCGACCGCAGCTGGTACAACCGGGCCGGGGTCGAGCACGTCATGGGCTTCTGTACGAAGCAGGAGTACCAGCTGTTCCTGCGCCAGTGTCCGATCTTCGAGCGGATGCTGGTGGAGGAGGGGATCGTGCTGCGCAAGTACTGGTTCTCGGTGAGCGACGCCGTCCAGGAGGACCGGTTCCGGCGGCGGCTCGACGATCCGGTGCGGCGCTGGAAGCTCTCGCCGATGGACCTGGAGTCGATCACCCACTGGGAGGCGTACTCACGGGCCAAGGACGAGATGCTGGTCCACACGGACATCGCCGAGGCGCCCTGGTTCGTCGTCGAGAGCGACGACAAGCGGCGGGCCCGCCTGAACATGATCGCCCATCTGCTGGGTTCGTTGCCCTACCACGACGTCCCGCCGCCGGTGCTGGAGCTGCCGAAGCGACCGCCGTCGATGGGCTACGAGCGACCGCCGCGCGATCTGCAGACGTACGTCCCCGACCACGCGGCAAGCCTGTGACCGCGCGTCCGGCACCTGACCAGGCACCGGCGCACGGCCCTGTTCACATCGGCTGACGGCCGGCCGCGTCACCGCCCGGTTCGTCGGCGAGGACGATCGAGGCCCGGATGCGTTTGCCGACCGGTTCCCGATGGATCTCGAAGCTCCGGCACACCGCCATGACGATCTCCAGACCGTGCTGTCCGATCCGCGCGGGGTTCGGTGGCAGGACCTGCGGCAACGTGGCGTCGCTGTCCCACACCGTCACCGCGACGGCTCCTTCGCCGGCCTCCAGAGTCATCACGCAGGGACCCGGAGCGTGCTTACGGGCATTGGTCACCAGCTCGGACACCACCAGCTGAACCATTGCGATCGCCCGCGAGGACACCGGAACCCCGTGCTCGACCTGCAAGGATTCCAAGAATGCGCGGGCCGCGTCGCGGGAATCGCCGATCCCCGCGGTGCCCTCCACCACAGCGGTGACCGCTGCGTAGGTGTCCGTCAGTCGCTGCCGGCCTTTTTCCTGCCCAGCCAGATTCATACATTCCGCCTCACTGCCGAAGCGCTCTTACCGGATGTCGCTTACCCCGGAAACATCACCTCACCGGAAATTCGGCGAACGATTCCGGCCGGGCCGCCGCCGCCCATGATCGTGTTCTGGTCCGGCGTACGCGTCAGCCGTGCGCCACGACGGCGACGGGGGCTGCGGCGTGGTGCAGGACGGCGTGCGTGACGGGGCCTATGTGCGCGCCGAAGGGGCTGTGCCGGATCCGTCGGCCGACGACGACCAGGGAGGCTTCGCGGGACGCGTCCACCAGGTGATGGGCCGCGCTGCCGTAGCGGGCCCGCTCGACGACCTCGACGGTGGGGAACTTGCGCCGCCACGGGCGCAGCACCTCGGTGAGGGCCGCGGCCCGCTGCTTGGCCAGTTCCTCGTGGAGGCCGAGGTCCGCCGGGATTCCGTAGGCGTAGTAGGGCGGCGGGTTCCAGCCGTGCACGACCCGCAGACCGGACTCCCGCCGTAGCGCGGCGTCGAACGCGAACTCGATCACCGTGTCGTGCGGGCCGTCGGTGTCGAGGCCGAGGAGCACGGGTCGGAAGGGGCTCGCCGCGGAGGGGATACCGGCCGGGTCCATCGCGTGTTCGTCGGCCGCCTGCTCCCCCGCGCGGACCAGGACCACGGGGCCCTCCGTCCGGGCGACGACGGCCAGGCCGACGGAACCCAGCAGGAAACCTCCGACACCGCTCATGCCCCGGGAGCCGAGGACCAGCAGTTCGGCGTCCTTCGCCGTACGCGTCAGCACCTCGCTGGGCCGGCCGGCCAGCTGCTCCGCGCTCACGTCCACGCCGGGGTGGCGCAGCCGGACGCCTTCGGTGGCCTCGCGGGGAATG
Coding sequences:
- a CDS encoding ATP-binding protein, which codes for MVEGTAGIGDSRDAARAFLESLQVEHGVPVSSRAIAMVQLVVSELVTNARKHAPGPCVMTLEAGEGAVAVTVWDSDATLPQVLPPNPARIGQHGLEIVMAVCRSFEIHREPVGKRIRASIVLADEPGGDAAGRQPM
- a CDS encoding universal stress protein, which produces MVRTVVAGLDGSAESLAAVEWAAREAKLRGLPLKLVHVWEPAPEPIAQAPLVGAETQQHWTERIPREATEGVRLRHPGVDVSAEQLAGRPSEVLTRTAKDAELLVLGSRGMSGVGGFLLGSVGLAVVARTEGPVVLVRAGEQAADEHAMDPAGIPSAASPFRPVLLGLDTDGPHDTVIEFAFDAALRRESGLRVVHGWNPPPYYAYGIPADLGLHEELAKQRAAALTEVLRPWRRKFPTVEVVERARYGSAAHHLVDASREASLVVVGRRIRHSPFGAHIGPVTHAVLHHAAAPVAVVAHG
- a CDS encoding bifunctional acetate--CoA ligase family protein/GNAT family N-acetyltransferase, which gives rise to MTDETGSRPMVHALLADGTTVCIRPVARGDHDQLRGLYEEMSPDNLRLRFFAASRRSAELAADRACAPPRPGYRALLAETRGQVIGLAEYDTQGGGDEAEISIAVADGLHHRGIGTLLVEHLVSAARAEGIGTFTADALSENHEVLQLFADLGLRTARRFEGPEVRCTVDLAESDAYLTAVEARGRAADLASLEPLLRPEVVAVAGAGRKAGSVGRAVLRHLHAGGYTRRLLAVNPSATSILGVPSYPSVSALPRTPDLVVVAVPAVAVPATAEECGKAGVRALLVVSAGLDSAQAQALMEACRTFGMRLVGPNCLGLSNTDPELRLDATFAADHPRPGTAGVAVQSGGVGIALLGGLARLGIGVSSFVSLGDKYDVSGNDMLQWWECDGRTDLALLHLESFGNPRSFSRTARRVTRRMPVLTVDAGRTDAGRRAAASHTAAAATRTMTRQALFFQAGVTATHSVAELLEAAALMHSQPLPAGTRVAIVTNAGGAGVLAADACAEAGLALPPFTPETVDDLLAALPEGAAVGNPVDATAAVTEEQLRTCVERITRIPAVDAVLLVLVPTAVAAATGDDLIRALTRPRTPDRKRAGRTLVPGHRAVPVVAVRLEQDLPVTLLPATDGSAVPSYAEPRAAARALAHAARRAAWLSRPAGTVPDLEGVDTQRAHEVADTFLAAHPDGGWLDPRTCAELLACYGIPQLRWAWAETENDAVIAAERLRGPDGRVVMKAHWPGLLHKSEQHAVHLDLQGDSQVRAAFRDFETRFAGLLTGVVIQPLAPRGTELLAGVVQDEVFGPLVLFGLGGTATEVLADHAARLAPLTDRDVHDLITTPRCAPLLFGAKGGGPVDLEALEQVLLRLSRMASDLPQLAEADFNPVLATPDTVSVLDARVRLLPRRPQDPYLRRLR
- the ppk2 gene encoding polyphosphate kinase 2, with the protein product MADKKAATLPRKPYERELLRLQTELVKLQEWVRAEGARLVVVFEGRDAAGKGGTIKRVAEHLNPRVARIVALPKPTERQRTQWYFQRYAEHLPAAGEIVLFDRSWYNRAGVEHVMGFCTKQEYQLFLRQCPIFERMLVEEGIVLRKYWFSVSDAVQEDRFRRRLDDPVRRWKLSPMDLESITHWEAYSRAKDEMLVHTDIAEAPWFVVESDDKRRARLNMIAHLLGSLPYHDVPPPVLELPKRPPSMGYERPPRDLQTYVPDHAASL